GGTGGTGAGCACAAACAGCTCGCGAATGCCGGCGCGAATGGCTTGGCGTTCCAGCTGCGCCAGCAGCTTTGCCGCGCGCCCGCCTTTCTGGTAGCCGGGGTGGGTAACCACACAGGCCAGCTCGGCTTTGCCGGTGGCGTAGGGGTAGAGGGCGGCGCAGGCCAGCACGGTGCCGTCTTTTTCCATTACGAAAAACTTTTCTATTTCGGTTTCAAGCATTTCCCGCGAGCGGCGCACCAACACACCGGCGCGCTCGAGCGGCTCGATCAATTCAATGATGCCGCCCACGTCGTCGATGGTGGCCGTGCGCAGTTGCTCGTAGTTATCGCGGTACACCATGGAGCCTGAGCCGTCGCGGGTGAACAGCTCCTTCAAAAAGGCGCCATCTTCGCTGAACGACACGATTTGTGCGCGCGGCACGCCCTGGGTACAGGCCTGGTAGCAGGCGGTGAGCGCCAGCCGGCTGCCGTGGGCCGGGCGGCTGTTGGGGGAGTTCAGGTATTGCTCGGCCTCGTGCAGCATAAATTCCCGAATCAGCCCGCCGGTTTCGTCTTCAACGCCGCGACCCTCCACGAAGCTTACAATTTTATCGGCGTTTAAATTCACCGCCACCTGGGTGGCCACCTCGGCAAAGGAGAGATTAAACACCTCGCCCGTGGGCGAATAACCCAGCGGCGATACAATCAAAATGGCGCCCAAATCCAGCGCCTGCTGCATGGTTTTGGTGTTGATGCGCCTGACCTTGCCGGTGAATTGTAAATCGGTGCCGTTGATCACGCCCATGGGCATACCGGTGACAAAATTGCCGCTAATGGCCTGAATTTGCGCACCGTGCATGGGCGAGTTGGGCAGGCCAGTTGAGAGCGCCGCCTCTATGTCTACCCGCACTTCGCCGGCGGCCTGAATGATGGCGGTCATGGCCTCTGGGTCTGTGATGCGCAGGCTCTCGTGAAAGTGCGAGGCCATTTCATCGAGCTCTAGGCGCTCCTGAATTTGCGGGCGGCTGCCGTGCACAATGACCAGCCGCACGCCCAGGCTGTTGAGCAGTGCGATGTCGTAAATGATGTTGTGAAAATTGCTGTGGCGCACGGCCTCGCCAGGCAGCATCAGCACAAAGGTTTTACCCCTGTGGGCGTTGATGTAAGGCGAGGAGTCGCGAAACCAGTCGACATACTGCTGCGCGAGTGTGTGATTATTTTCCTGGGTCATTGCTGAGCCTGATTTAACAAAATGAACGTTGTGCGAAAATTTAGTGGCAGTAGTGGGCGATGAGTTGTCGCAACAGGTGTGTTGCCGGGGCCAATTGTGCCATGGGAATAAACTCGTTGGGCTGGTGAGCCTGATCAATAGAGCCCGGCCCCAACACCACGGTTTCCATGCCGAGGCTTTGTAAAAACGGCGCCTCGGTTGCGAAGGCGGCACTCACCGCCTGCTGGCCAGAGAAGGATTCACAGGCGCGCACCAGCGCGCTCCCGGCCGGTTGCTCGAAGGCGGGCACGTCGTCAAATAGCGCACGCAGCGTGATATCCACATTCAAGGCTTCTGCCACCGGCCGCAGCCGTGCCCCAAGTTGTGCGTGCAGCTCATCGTTATTCATGCCCGGCAGCGCACGCAAATCAAATTGCAGCTCGCAATCGCCACAAATCCGGTTGGGGTTGTCGCCGCCGTGAATGCAGCCAAGGTTTAAGGTGGGCACCTGCACGGTAAAACCCGGGTGTGAAAACTGCGCCTGTAATTCTCTGCGAAAGCGTATCAGCTCACCCATCACCTGGTGCATGGCCTCCAGCGCGTTATTGCCAAGCGCAGGGTCTGAGGAGTGGCCGCTGTGCCCGCGCACATGCACTGCCTCCATCATGATGCCTTTGTGCATGCGAATGGGTTTGAGCGCGGTGGGCTCGCCAATAATTGCCGCGCGCGCCTGAAAGCCGCCACGCAGCGCAAGGGCGCGGGCACCCGCCATGGAGGTTTCTTCATCGGCGGTGGCAATTACGGTGATAGGTGCTTGCAGCTTGTTGAGGTCCAGCCCGCGCAGGGCTGCCAGCACCACCGGGAAGAACCCTTTCATGTCGGTGGCGCCCAGGCCGTAGAGGCGATCGTCGCGCAGGGTTAAATCAAACGGATCTTGCTGCCAGCTGTGGGCGTCATAGGGCACGGTATCTGTGTGGCCAGCCAGCACCAGGCCGCCAGGGCCATGGCCGCGGGTGGCAATCAGGTTGGCCTTGTGGGGCTGATCGGGCAGGGGTTGAAGCTCGCAGGCAAAGCCAAGGTCTGCCAGCCAGTTGGCCAAAAGCTCCACCACCGCGCGGTTGCTGGTATCCAGGCTTGGCGTGGCACAGCTGACCGAGGGCAGGGCCACCAGCTGGCTTAATTCCTGTGTGTAGCGCTTGATATCCACCATACCGCAATCCTTGGGCCGTGAGCCTATAGCTTGATGGCAAGCGGCCCCGCTGGCAATGGGTTAAAGGGCAATCCGGCCCTCGAGGTATTGCACCGCATAGCCACGCAATAACACGCGCGAGGCCTGAAGCTCGCACTCAAGCTCGCCGCCGCGGGCTGACACCTGGCGTGCACTGAGCAGGTTTTTACCCAGCTGCTCGGCCCAATAGGGGGTGAGCTTGGTGTGTGCAGAGCCTGTTACCGGGTCTTCATCTACGCCCACCGCGGGTGCGAAAAACCGGCTGACAAAATCACACTCCGTACCCGGTGCCGTGGCAATAATGCCGCGGTAGGGCAGCTCTGCCAGGGCCTTTGGGTCGGGTTTGATGGCGCGCACAGAGGCTTCATCGGGGCAGCGTACCAGCAGGTCTTCATGGGCAAAGGTGGCACCACAGCTAAGCCCAAGCCCCGCGTTCAGATGCTCTTGTTCGGTGTCACTTAACAGCACCGGCGTTACCGGCTGGGCGGGGAAATCCATCTCCAGCCGGCCGTCTGCCAAGCGCCCAACCGTGAGCAGGCCGCTCTGGGTGTGAAAGTGCACCTGCGCCAAGTGGTGCTTGAGGTTCGCAAATATTACCTCCGCCGTGGCCAGCGTTGCGTGGCCGCACAGGGCAACTTCGTGGGTGGGGGTAAACCAGCGCAGGTGAAAGCCGTCGCCTTTGGCCACAAAAAACGCCGTTTCAGAGAGGTTGTTCTCGCCGGCGATGGCCTGCAGCAGGTCATCGGGTAGCCATTTATCGAGGGGAATCACCGCCGCGGGGTTGCCCTTGAAGCGCGTCTGGGTGAAGGCATCTAACTGGTAAATTGGCAGGTGGCTCACGGAACTCATAGGCCTGTGCTCTTGAGGGTGTGGCCGTGATTGTGGGCGTTTTGAGCGCGCTTGCCAAATGCAAAAAGCTCGACCCCATCAGAATTTGTACCAGGCAGGAATGTGCATGGGCGGTATTTGGTGGATGGTAATAGGTGGTGGGCGGGCTTGGGGCACAGCTGCTAGGTTGTCGCCGGCAGGGAGCCGAGAGCAGGCACACTCGCGGAAATTTTACATTTTAGGGGCTATTCCAGCGCAAAAAATCGTGATTTAGGATTGCCCTGCCACCACTCACTTGCATTTTTGTTCTATAAAAAAGCCCCGGCACAGGCCGGGGCTTTTTAATTGGCTATTGGTCCCAAACCTTAAGAGAACATGCCCTTGAAGGTAAAGAAGAACAAAATGGCCAGCAGCGCACCGGCGGGCAGCGTCACAATCCACGACAGGAAAATGCTGCCAATCACGCGCAGGTTCAATGCGCCAATGCCGCGCGCCAGGCCCACGCCCAATACCGCACCCACCAGCGTGTGGGTGGTGGAAATGGGCAGGCCGGTGCCAGAGGCCAGCACCACAGTGCCGGCGGCACCCAGCTCGGCGGCAAAGCCACGGCTTGGGGTCAGCTCGGTAATCTTTTTGCCGATGGTGGCCATCACCCGGTAACCGTAAGTGGCCAAACCAATCACAATACCAATGGCGCCCACCAGCAAAATCCAGCCAGGCATTAACGCCTTGGCGCCAATGGCACCGGTTTTCACGGTGGATACAATGGCGGCCATGGGGCCTACGGCGTTGGCTACATCGTTTGAACCGTGGGCAAAGGCCATGGAACACGCGGTGAAAATCATCAGAATGGCAAACACTTGCTCAACGTTGGCAAAGCGCGATTGCTCTGTGCTCACAGGCTTCACGCGCGACAACAAGTAAATACCAAAGCCCGCAACCAATAGGCCCACCAAAATAGAAATGCCGGTGGATTCCAGGAAGTTGAGCGACAGGCCGCTGTCTTTGAATACGTGTTTCAAGCCCTTCAGCAGGGTGACCATGCTGATTAAAAAGCCCACGAAGAACATGTACATAGGCACATATTTCTTGGCGTTCTCAAGCGGTGTGGCGGTGTTCAGAATGAGGTGTTGAACGCTTCTGAACAGCAAAAACGACATGGTGCCGGCCAGTACCGGCGAGACAATCCACGAGGCGGCAATGGTGCCCACCTTGCCCCATTCCACGGCCTGCACGGAAATACCGGCCACGGCAAAGCCCACAATGGCGCCCACAATGGAGTGGGTGGTAGACACAGGCCAGCCCAGTACCGAGGCAATCAGCAACCAGGTGCCGGCGGCCAAGAGCGCGGCCATCATGCCGTAAACCAGAAGCTCCGGGGTGTCGGCAATGGCGCTCGGGTCGATAATCCCCTTGCGAATAGTGGCGGTTACTTCACCACCGGCGAGGTAGGCGCCTAAAAACTCAAACACCATGGCGATGATGATCGCCTGCTTGATGGTCAGGGCTTTGGAGCCCACCGAGGTGCCCATGGCGTTGGCAACGTCGTTGGCGCCCACACCCCAGGCCATGAACAGACCAAAGATACAGGCCATCACAATGAAAATATGGCCGTATTCAGCAATTACTGACATGGAAAATTCTCCGCAGTTAGTGAGTTGGCGCTTAGCGCGCCAGCAGCAGCTCTAGCCGGCTGCCTACTTTTTGTGCACGGTCGGCAACATCGCCCACCCAGTCGATCACGCGGTAGAGGAACATCACATCCACCGGTGGCATTTCAGATTCCAGCGCAAACAGTGCGGCACGGATTTGAACTTCCATTTCATCAGCCCGGTTTTCCAACCGGTCCAGCTCGTCGATCATGTTGGCAACTATGTCTACCTCACGACCGGAAAAGCCGGTTTCCAGCAATTCATCCAGCTCGTTGATGGCCTTCAGCGATTGCTCCACGGTTTCCACCGCCGAGCCCACAAACTCCAGCATCTGGTCGCCCAGTGCTTTGGGCAGCTTCATTTTGCGGCCCAGCATGATGCCGGCGATGTCTTTGGCGCGGTTGGCAATGCGATCCTGGCCCGAGAGCAGCTCCAGCAAATCCGAGCGGGGCACGGGCAAGAACAGGCTTTTGGGCAGGTGCAGGCGCAGATCTTTCTTGAGCTTGTCGGCTTCGTTCTCCAGCTCGTGGATCTTGTGCTGCACGCTCTCGGCTGTGGTCCAGTCGTTGGCGATCACCGCCTCGAAGAAGGGTTTCAGCAGGCTTGCGGCATCACTCACCACGGCCATGTGTTCCTGCATGGGCTTGATGGGGGACTTGCCAAATAAAATGGCAAAAGGGTTGGCGCTCGGCATGATTTGCTCTCCCGTAGTTCAGTGCGCGCAGTATAGGGAGAGATGTGCACTGGGTCACGCAACAAATGGTCATATTTCTTTCATATGGAGACCGCAAGGCGCGTATTTCGGCGGTGTGTTACATTCTGCCTATTGCCAGAAGAGAGCGAGGGAAGATGAACCAGTTGGCCGGCCCAGACAGACCATTGGAATTGCGAAAAGTAGCACTGGCGCTGCTGGAAGACGGGCGCATCAGCCAGGGCGACGCCAACCTGCTCATGGGCACGCCGCTCTCTGAAAAGCAAAAAGCCCGCAACCCGCTCGCAATCATTGCCCAGCGCAAGCTGGCAGACCCTTCCCGCAAAGACAAACCGCTCGATGGCGAACAGCTGTCGCGCTGGTTGGCCGAGCGCAGCAATCTGGCCTGGGTAAACATAGATCCGCTGGAAGTGAACGTGGCCCGCGTGACCGAGGTGATGTCGTTCGCCTTTGCCCAGCGCCACAAAATCCTGTGTGTGAAAGTGCTGCCCGACGAGCTGGTAGTGGCCACCGCCGAGCCCCACGTAAACAACTGGGTTGAGCAGCTCACCCACACCGCCCGCAAGGGCATCACCAAGGTGATTGCAGACCCAGACGACATAGACCGCTACACGGTGGAGTTCTACTCGCTGGCCAAATCCATCTCCGGGGTGGGCGCCGGTGGCACCTCGGCTGCCAATAATTTCGAGCAGCTGCTGGAAGTGGGCGCCGCCAAAGACCCGGAGGCCAATGATCAACACATCGTCAATATTGTGGATTGGCTGCTGCAATACGCCTTCGAGCAGCGCGCCTCCGACATCCACATAGAACCCCGGCGCAACATTGGCCGGGTGCGCTTTCGTATCGATGGCGTCTTGCACCAGGTCTACGAGCTGCCCATGAACGTCACCACGGCCGTCACCTCGCGCTTGAAGGTGCTGGGCCGCATGAACGTGGCCGAAAAGCGCAAGCCGCAAGATGGCCGCATCAAAACCAAAAGCCCCGATGGCAACGAAGTGGAGTTGCGTTTATCCACACTGCCCACAGCCTTCGGCGAAAAAATGGTGATGCGTATTTTCGACCCAGACGTACTGCTGCGCTCGTTCGAGCAGCTGGGGCTGGTAGGCGATGACCTCATCCAGTGGCAAGACATGCTCGCCAACCCCAACGGCATCGTGCTGGTGACAGGCCCCACGGGCTCCGGTAAAACCACCACGCTCTATTCGTCGCTCAAGCGCCTGGCCACCGATCAGGTGAATGTCTCCACCATTGAAGACCCGATCGAAATGGTGGAAGACGCCTTCAACCAAACCCAGGTGCAGCACAACATAGGGCTCGATTTTGCCGCCGGCGTGCGCACCCTCATGCGCCAGGATCCAGACATCATCATGGTGGGTGAAATCCGCGATCTGGAAACCGCCGAGATGGCCATTCAAGCATCGCTCACAGGCCATTTGGTGCTCTCGACGCTACACACCAACGATGCGCCGGCAGCAGTGGCGCGCATGGTGGATTTAGGCGTGCCTGCCTACCTCATCAAGGCCTCGGTGTTGGGGGTGATGGCCCAGCGGCTGGTGCGCACCCTCTGCCCGCACTGCAAAGAATCGCAACCGGTAGATGCCGCCGCCTGGCAACAACTGGTCGCCCCTTGGAAGGCCGCGGCACCGGCCAAGGTGTATCAACCTGTGGGCTGCCTGGAGTGCCGCAATACAGGCTACCTTGGGCGGGTGGCCATCTACGAAATTATGGTGCTCTCAGATGCCATCAAAGCGTTGATTAAAGACGACGGCGATTTAATGGTGCTTAGAAAACAAGCCGTTAAAGAAGGCATGCGCACCCTGCGGCTTGCCGGCGCGCAAAAAGTGGGCGCGGGGCTTACCACCATTGAAGAAGTGATGCGTGTGGCACCGGCGCCGGATAAGGATTAGTTCAATAAATTAATAGGGAATGTTATGCGTTGGTATTACGGATTTTTAGTGCTGCTCATGGGTTGTAGCACAATGAAACAATCGCTACCGCAAGATGCACAAGTCAGCATGGGCAGCGCCTATATTTTTGGAAGTTTCGAGCTGGAAAGCCATAAGTTGTTGGGTTTTACCTGTGCAGGAGGAGTAGCGTTAGCCTTAAAGGGGCCTACACGGGAAGATTTCCTGGCGTTTGACGAACCAAGGCATTGGAGCCATGGTGTCAAAAGTTATTCTGTTGTGCCTGGGGAGTATCAACTGAATAAGTGGCTAGGCACGCACTCCAGAATTGGAAAAGATGGAGGCCAACATACTGGGCGAAAAGCGGTTGATTACCCTTTCAGTCTTTCCTTTACCGCCGAACCTGGAACCTTGTATTACATAGGTGATTTTGACGGACGGGCTCAATGTATGTGCGCTAGCGGTAAGCACTGTGCATACATCTCAGCGCCGAATGATAATTTTAATGCACGGTTGCAAGAGCTGCTGGAAGTGTATCCGGCTTTGAAAGATCTGCGGCCGGTTAATCTGATGCCACAGTTTGTGTATACAGGAGGCGGTGGAGATTTGTAGATGGTGGCTATGCACGGCTTTGCTGATGTAAGAGCGCCACAAACTTCGTTTCTTCGTTGGCCATAATATGTTTCGCATTGCTTGTGTTTTTACAGGTGCATTCAGCGAATGTTTACACCATTCTCGTTGTCGGGTAATGAATACAAGAGTGGCGTTTTAATGCGTCTTTTTTTGTTCTCTATCGCGCTCAGTTTACTTACCGGTTGCGCTGCTGAAGTATCATTAAGCTCTCAACAAAAAGAAATAAATGATTTCGCCCAAGCCAATTGCCTGTTTTGGTATTTCAAAGATCAGGGCTTGCCATTAGAGGATATACGCGCGATTGCCGGCGGCATGGTGGAAACCAGCAATTTACCGGCTGAGGTGTTCCAGGAGATCGCCCAAGCTGTGCAGTCTTTTACGCCTGTCACTGGCAGCAAAGCCAATATTGATCCCAATTTATCCCGTTGCTTTCAGTTGCACGAAAACGCGGCCTTGCAGGCGATAGTGAATCGCTACCCTTAGTACCTTGCAGGCTGTTTCACACCAGCAAATTCAGGCATTATCAACTCCAGGGTTAAGGAGAAGATATGACCAGGTTGGATGTGACAGCGCCACTGCAATTGCAGGCACCAAAAGACGGCTGGGGGTGCGACCTCGATGCCCTGTTGGCAGGGGTAGATGAGGTAATAGATCAGGTTAACGTACCTCACCTCCAACGCCTTTTCACCGCCAGCAACTTTGCCGCCGAGCAACTAACCAAGCACCCCGATTGGCTGCCCCACATAGCAGACGACAGCCTCTATCCAGCAGGCGCACCCACGCGCGATTTTGATGCATTGCTCAGGCAAACCCTCACCGGTGAAGAAGACGAAGACGCCTTCAACCGAGCGTTGCGATTGTTTCGCCACCGCGAGCAGGTGCGCTTTATTTATCGGGAGTTCAACGGCCTTGCACCACTGGCAGAAACCACCGCCGAGCTTTCGGCGCTGGCCAGTTGTTTGCTAAACGCCGCGCTGGCCTGGCATTACCCGCGCCTGTGTGAACAGTTGGGTGCGCCCATCGGGCGCGCCTCGGGCAAGCCGCAACCCATGGTGGTGCTGGGTATGGGCAAGCTGGGTGCCTGGGAGCTTAATTTATCGTCGGATATCGATCTGATTTTTGCCTTCCCAGAGTCCGGTGAAACCAACGGCGCGCGTGCGCTCGACAACCAACAATTTTTTACCCGCCTGGGCCAGCGGCTGATCAAAAGCCTGGATACCCTCACAGCCGAAGGCTTTTGTTTTCGTGTAGACATGCGCCTGCGCCCGCACGGCGACTCCGGAGCATTGGTGTCTAACTTCAACGCCGTGGAAGACTACTACCAAACCCAGGGCCGCGACTGGGAGCGCTTCGCCATGATCAAGGCGCGGCCCGTGGCGTGGGTGGGCGAGGGCGGTGCTGTTGCCGCCGAAAAACTCATGGCCCTGCTCACGCCATTCACCTACCGCCGCTATGTGGATTTTTCCGCCTTCGATTCACTGCGCAACATGAAAAACCTGATCAGCCGCGAAGTGCAGCGCAAGGGTTTGCAAGACGACGTCAAGCTTGGTGGTGGCGGCATTCGCGAAGTGGAATTTGTGGGCCAGGCGTTCCAGCTGATTCGCGGTGGGCGCGATATGGCCCTGCGCGAGCGCCGGGTATTGCCCCTGTTAAACCTCCTGGCCGAGTGGGAGTTACTGCCGCCCAGAGCTGCCGAAGATTTGGCCGGTGCCTATGTTTTTTTGCGCCACACAGAGCACGCCTTACAAGCGCTGGACGATCGCCAAACCCAATCGCTACCGGCCGAACCCGCCGCCCAGCAACGCCTGGCCCGGGTCATGGGTTTTGCTGATTGGCCCGCCTTTTATGCGGTGCTCAGCAAGCATCGCGCGCGCGTGCACGAAGAGTTCAAGGCCGTTATCGCAAGCCCGGATGACGAAGACGAAGCCGCCGAAGAAACCGACATCCAGCACTGGGCAGACTTTTTGGCGGGCTTGCACAAAACCGGCCAGGGTGTAGATGCCGAACAGGCACAGGCCTGGCTTGAGGCATTGGGCTTTGATGCGCCGGCGGCGGTGTTAAGCCAGCTGCAAGATTTGTATGGGTTGCGTGCATTGGCCATGATGCAGGCCAGCGGCCGCGACCGGTTTGATCACTTCATGCCGCGCTTGATGGCGGTGCTGGCGCAAACCTCGGCCAGTGCCGAAACCCTGCAGCGGGTGCTCAAACTCGTTGTGGCAGTGCTGCGGCGCTCGGCCTACCTAGTGCTGTTAATTGAAAACCCCGCCGCACTGGCGCAACTGGTTACCCTGTGCGCCGCCAGCCCCTGGATTGCCGATCAGCTCTCGCGCCACCCGGCACTGCTCGATGAACTGCTGGATACCCACAGCCTCTATCACCCGCCCAACCGCGCTGAACTTACCGACGAGTTGCGCCAGGCCACGCTGCGCATCAACCGCGATGACCTAGAGGCCCAGATGGAAGCCCTGCGTTACTTCAAGTTGGCCCACGGCCTGCGGGTTGCCGCCTCAGAGGTTGCAGGTGTACTGCCTTTGATGAAAGTGAGCGATTACTTAACCTGGCTTGCCGAGGCCATACTCGACTATGTGCAGCAGCTGGCCTGGGAGCTGATGGTGGCGCGCCACGGCTACCCGGTGGTGGCGGGCAACGCGGTTACCGAGCCCGAATTCATTGTGGTGGGCTACGGCAAGCTGGGCGGCATTGAGCTGGGGCACGGGTCAGATCTGGATTTGGTGTTTGTGCACAACACCGACATCAACGGCTACACAGACGGCGAGCGCTCGCTCGACAACCAAAGCTTCTACACCCGCATGGGCCAGAAAATCATCCACATCCTCAATACCCAAACCATTTCAGGCCAGGTGTATGAAGTGGATATGCGCCTGCGTCCTTCAGGCAATTCAGGCTTGCTGGTGACATCGCTCACAGCCTTTGAAAAATACCAGCGCAACGAAGCCTGGACATGGGAACACCAGGCCTTGGTGCGCGCGCGGGTGGTGTGCGGTGAGGCCGCCCTTGCCCGGCGCTTTGAACAGTTGCGCCTTGAACTTTTGTGCCAGCCCCGCGATCTCGCCAAATTGGCGGCTGATGTAGTGGCCATGCGCGAGAAGATGCGCGCAAGCCTGGGCTGCACCAAGGCCGGCCTGTTCCACCTCAAGCAGGATGCCGGTGGTATCGTAGATATTGAATTTATGGTTCAATACGCCGCTTTAGCTTGGGCCCACCAAGTGCCGGCGCTGGTGCGATACTCGGACAACATTCGCATACTCGGCTGTCTGGAAGAAGCAGATCTCATGGCGGCAGACGATGTTGCCAGCCTGATCCGAGCCTACAAAGCCTACCGATCAACGGGTCACGCACTGGCGTTACAACGCCAGGCAGTAACCCTTGAAGACAGCCAATTTCGCACAGAGCGCGCTGCCGTAACAGACCTATGGCAACGGTTGTTTGGGCCCGTAACCGAGACCAAGCCCCCGGGCAGTTAACCCGTGCGGGGCACCGAATTGTTAGGAGTAGGCCATGAATTTTGCCGATCGCGACGGCGTCATCTGGTTGGATGGCGAACTAATCCCCTGGCGTGACGCCAAGGTACACGTACTCACCCACACGTTGCACTACGGCATGGGTGTGTTCGAAGGCGTGCGGGCCTACAACACCGAAAGCCATGGCACGGCCATCTTCCGCCTGCAAGAGCACACAGATCGCTGGTGCCGCTCGGCCCACATCATGCGCATGGACATGCCCTTTGATAAGGCCACGCTCAACGAAGCCCAAAAACTTGTGGTGCGCGAAAATAATCTCGAAGAAGCCTACCTGCGCCCCATGGCATTCTTGGGCAGTGAAGGCATGGGCCTGCGCGCTGATAAATTGCAAACCCACGTGATGGTAGCCGCCTGGGAGTGGCCCTCGTACATGTCGCCCGAGGCGCGCGAGCAAGGCATAAAAATCCGCACCTCCAGCTACACCCGCCACCATGTGAACATCTCCATGTGCAAGGCCAAGGCCAACGGCAATTACATCAACTCCATGCTGGCACTGCGTGAGGCCATCGAGTGCGGTTGTGAAGAGGCGCTGCTGCTGGATAACGAAGGCTACGTGGCCGAAGGCAGCGGTGAAAACTTTTTCATGGTGCGCGATGGTGTGATTTACACCCCCGAGCTCACCTCCTGCCTGGACGGCATCACCCGCAACACCATTTTCCAGTTGGCGGCCGAAGCCGGTTACACCATCAAGGAAAAACGCATCACCCGCGATGAAGTGTACGTGGCCGACGAAGCCTTCTTTACCGGCACCGCCGCCGAAGTGTTGCCTATTCGCGAGCACGATGGCCGCGTAATCGGCGAAGGCCGCCGCGGGCCGATTACCACAGTATTGCAGGCGGCCTACTTTGACGCCGTGCGCGGGGTAGGCAACAAGCACCCGCAGTGGCTGGCGCCGGTAAGCGCCTGATTTATGCGCAGCGCTATAGCGCCAATGCTCTACAGTTAGCAGCAGGTTTATTTAACGGTTACCCATGGATATAGCGCTCAGCATTTATCACTACTCGCCCTTCCAGGGCCACGCGCGCCACTGTGCCAACATTGCCCGCGAACTGGTGCGCCGTGGCCACACCGTACGCGCCTATGCCATGAAGTGGGAAGGCGATGCCCCAGACGGCGTGCGCTTTGTGCAGGTGCCGGTAAAAAGCAAAGTACCTGAAGAGCGCAACGCCTTTTTCTACCGTTGGGTGCAAGCGCATTTGCAAAAATTCCCCGTGCAATGTCACGTGGGCTTTAACAAAATGCCCAAGCTGGATGTGTGCCTGGTTACCGAAGGCTGCTACAAAGCCCAAGTGGCTGAAAGCTGCACCTGGGTGCACAAGATGACACCCGCCTACAAATTTTGGGCTGGCTGTGAAGAGGCCGTGTTCGGGCCTGAATCTTCAACGCAAATCCTGTTGATGTCTGGTGCCCAGCGCGCGATTTTTGCCAACCAGTTCCCTGATGCCACCGCGCGTATGCACCTGTTGCCGCCGAGTGTAACCAGTGATCGCAAGGCCACCCTTGAAAGCGAATTGCACAAGCTGGAATTTCGCCGCCAGCAGCAGGTCAAACCCGATGAGCTGGTGTTGCTGTGCGTCATGACGCGCTTCAAGCGCCAGGGGCTCATGCGGCTCATTGAAGCCATGGCCGCGTTGCCTGCGCCATTAAAAACGCGCGTGCGCCTATGGGTGGTGGGCAATGATAAGCCAGACCCCTACGTTGCCCAGGCGGCAACCCTTGGAGTTGCAGAGAAGATTATTTTCTTTGGTGGCCGTGAAGACGTACCCCGGTTTATGCAAAGCGCCGATTTACTGGTG
This genomic stretch from Simiduia sp. 21SJ11W-1 harbors:
- a CDS encoding GspE/PulE family protein codes for the protein MNQLAGPDRPLELRKVALALLEDGRISQGDANLLMGTPLSEKQKARNPLAIIAQRKLADPSRKDKPLDGEQLSRWLAERSNLAWVNIDPLEVNVARVTEVMSFAFAQRHKILCVKVLPDELVVATAEPHVNNWVEQLTHTARKGITKVIADPDDIDRYTVEFYSLAKSISGVGAGGTSAANNFEQLLEVGAAKDPEANDQHIVNIVDWLLQYAFEQRASDIHIEPRRNIGRVRFRIDGVLHQVYELPMNVTTAVTSRLKVLGRMNVAEKRKPQDGRIKTKSPDGNEVELRLSTLPTAFGEKMVMRIFDPDVLLRSFEQLGLVGDDLIQWQDMLANPNGIVLVTGPTGSGKTTTLYSSLKRLATDQVNVSTIEDPIEMVEDAFNQTQVQHNIGLDFAAGVRTLMRQDPDIIMVGEIRDLETAEMAIQASLTGHLVLSTLHTNDAPAAVARMVDLGVPAYLIKASVLGVMAQRLVRTLCPHCKESQPVDAAAWQQLVAPWKAAAPAKVYQPVGCLECRNTGYLGRVAIYEIMVLSDAIKALIKDDGDLMVLRKQAVKEGMRTLRLAGAQKVGAGLTTIEEVMRVAPAPDKD
- the glnE gene encoding bifunctional [glutamate--ammonia ligase]-adenylyl-L-tyrosine phosphorylase/[glutamate--ammonia-ligase] adenylyltransferase codes for the protein MTRLDVTAPLQLQAPKDGWGCDLDALLAGVDEVIDQVNVPHLQRLFTASNFAAEQLTKHPDWLPHIADDSLYPAGAPTRDFDALLRQTLTGEEDEDAFNRALRLFRHREQVRFIYREFNGLAPLAETTAELSALASCLLNAALAWHYPRLCEQLGAPIGRASGKPQPMVVLGMGKLGAWELNLSSDIDLIFAFPESGETNGARALDNQQFFTRLGQRLIKSLDTLTAEGFCFRVDMRLRPHGDSGALVSNFNAVEDYYQTQGRDWERFAMIKARPVAWVGEGGAVAAEKLMALLTPFTYRRYVDFSAFDSLRNMKNLISREVQRKGLQDDVKLGGGGIREVEFVGQAFQLIRGGRDMALRERRVLPLLNLLAEWELLPPRAAEDLAGAYVFLRHTEHALQALDDRQTQSLPAEPAAQQRLARVMGFADWPAFYAVLSKHRARVHEEFKAVIASPDDEDEAAEETDIQHWADFLAGLHKTGQGVDAEQAQAWLEALGFDAPAAVLSQLQDLYGLRALAMMQASGRDRFDHFMPRLMAVLAQTSASAETLQRVLKLVVAVLRRSAYLVLLIENPAALAQLVTLCAASPWIADQLSRHPALLDELLDTHSLYHPPNRAELTDELRQATLRINRDDLEAQMEALRYFKLAHGLRVAASEVAGVLPLMKVSDYLTWLAEAILDYVQQLAWELMVARHGYPVVAGNAVTEPEFIVVGYGKLGGIELGHGSDLDLVFVHNTDINGYTDGERSLDNQSFYTRMGQKIIHILNTQTISGQVYEVDMRLRPSGNSGLLVTSLTAFEKYQRNEAWTWEHQALVRARVVCGEAALARRFEQLRLELLCQPRDLAKLAADVVAMREKMRASLGCTKAGLFHLKQDAGGIVDIEFMVQYAALAWAHQVPALVRYSDNIRILGCLEEADLMAADDVASLIRAYKAYRSTGHALALQRQAVTLEDSQFRTERAAVTDLWQRLFGPVTETKPPGS
- a CDS encoding branched-chain amino acid transaminase, encoding MNFADRDGVIWLDGELIPWRDAKVHVLTHTLHYGMGVFEGVRAYNTESHGTAIFRLQEHTDRWCRSAHIMRMDMPFDKATLNEAQKLVVRENNLEEAYLRPMAFLGSEGMGLRADKLQTHVMVAAWEWPSYMSPEAREQGIKIRTSSYTRHHVNISMCKAKANGNYINSMLALREAIECGCEEALLLDNEGYVAEGSGENFFMVRDGVIYTPELTSCLDGITRNTIFQLAAEAGYTIKEKRITRDEVYVADEAFFTGTAAEVLPIREHDGRVIGEGRRGPITTVLQAAYFDAVRGVGNKHPQWLAPVSA
- a CDS encoding glycosyltransferase family 4 protein translates to MDIALSIYHYSPFQGHARHCANIARELVRRGHTVRAYAMKWEGDAPDGVRFVQVPVKSKVPEERNAFFYRWVQAHLQKFPVQCHVGFNKMPKLDVCLVTEGCYKAQVAESCTWVHKMTPAYKFWAGCEEAVFGPESSTQILLMSGAQRAIFANQFPDATARMHLLPPSVTSDRKATLESELHKLEFRRQQQVKPDELVLLCVMTRFKRQGLMRLIEAMAALPAPLKTRVRLWVVGNDKPDPYVAQAATLGVAEKIIFFGGREDVPRFMQSADLLVHPAHRDMTATVLLEAMASGLPVLATTTCGYAPLVKKANAGLVAPFPYQQTEFNTLLAKALATDERMDWGNNALEFTDNRDIYSLAQKAADIIEASVTRAG